CTACCCTTGGAGACCATTTCATTAACATAAAGATAATGGGCAAATTCAGTACCAAACAAAagcaaagccaaaaaaaaaaaatgtaaatttacaaaTAAGCTGTAAGCTGCCACTAAAACAGGCTAATCAAGTAGATCCAATCCCAAGGAGAAGCATCACAACCTCAGGTGACAGAAGAGGGAGGGGACAAGATCTACCACGGACCACGCAAGGCCTGCATATTGAAGGAATCGGATACCAGTGTCGACATCAAATAAATCTTGTTGAGAGAAGAATAACATCTTGTGGATATAACTTGATTGCTTTATCTCACTGGATTTCTTGTCTGTAGCTGAACCATTAAGCATTGGGATGTAGCTGGTTGATTTTATTGGGATTCCCAATGTGTTTGACACTACTGGGAGAATCCATTTCGCAAGAGCCTTGCTGCAGAACTTGACAATCAGGATTGTCGGTATCCCAACTAGCATTCTTCCCAAAAACGTAGGGATCGTGAGTTGCGAGGTAAATATTCGTGGAACAGCTTCATGGTGGAACTGGTGATATGTCTGTTGAATCCCGGTCACCTGCTCAACATTAACACTTCAGGTCAAATAGATGAATGTCGATGCAAATATTCTACATTTTTTGTTTCCATAAGAGAAAGTTACTAAACAATTTTATTATCTCAATGAATGATGCTCACTTATGAAGTAACATGCATGTCTTTGCAGTTGAATGAATTACCTTTCAGCTCCTATAAATACATGCTTTAAAGCAAAGGACTAGGTTACGATACCAGTAGAGTAGTTGATCTGTTTCATCAACAAGGTAGGGTGCCAAACTGCCACTGAAATAGAAGAACTGAATACAATACCACTTGGATGACGGAGACGTTATCTCCGTCACTAGATGTAAAGGAACCACAATAGGTTGAATAGGAAGCATTTCATAGAAACAATGAATACTATCTCTATTCCATATTCAATTCCAATAACAAGGTGCAGAATTGCACTCCGGGTAAATTTCCAAGATGTGGTAGTTTACAATTATAATAGTACCAAACACCGTACAGTATGTTTGAAGAACACCAACCACATCTACCTTCATAACTTCTTAGTTACTTTCCTTCTAACTGataaattttcatcatcttttttGTGTTGGAATGTATGTTGATATCCATGTATTCATACCAATAATACTAGTCAAAATGcagaaccctagcttaaaatttCTCCTGATGCATCTTCTAAATGATCCCAACAGCTTCAGAAAGTATCTTTGATACAGCAACTGGCACTCCCCTAATGCTGTCAAGAGAGAAAATGCTGAGAAATGGTGATTTCCTATCTAACCATaggctttttggaaagaagcaaggGGAAATTCTCTTTGGTGTGGTAAATCATGCAAATCCTAAGTTCCTGAAAGAGCCTGACATATCAAAGCTAACTTTCTTGTACTCAACGGATAGGAGTCTAATGTGGGAATTCTATAAGCTATATTGTATACCATAAATTCACCTCTAAATATTTCTAACTGTAAACATATActagttgtttgacaagaatgaAGTTTGTATAAGCaaatgatttgaaacaaaagCAGTACAGGCCAACTTTGACATTGTCAAGGCCCAAACATTATCAGCTATGTTATCAAAACAGGATGATACAGCATCTGCCCCAGAAACAGTTAATTTCCTTCTCTTAAATGAAAGCCATGCATCTAAGTTCTCACGAATACCAATTTCATGTTTTTTCATGCCTCTGTTCTTCATCTGTATGCATTCAATATTGCTAATTTAACTTTAGAGGCAGTAATTCATCAAAGATGCATTCCTACAACAATTCTGGCGATAACAGAGTAGCTAAGAATTGTATCAATGCCATATGGGTGATAAATTACTTACAATTCCAAACACAATGCCGTCGAAGGCAGTATGATACTCAAAACTTGGAGTTGGAAACTCAGGAGTGGGATAAGCAAAAAGTAAGAGGAAGCTCAGGGCAGCCCAAAATGATGTAACTACAACAGAAAAGTAAGCATAAACAATATAGAAAAAATGTATTATGTttcaacattaaaaaatttaactagAACCAGAAGCATAATTATGTCTCAAGCATTAAGATTACCAATCATATTTAGTAAGTAAAGAAGGCTGCTGGTCATTTTAATCAACAGAACCAAAGGTAGGGAAATAGAAGACTGACTAAACTATTCACATCATCACAGGAACTACAAGCTAGCCTCTGTTGTGGCACGCATCTCCTCTTCATGCAGAAAATAGTCCTTGGTTTAGATCTCTATTCACCTAATTGGACTGATAATAATTCAACCTGCTTGGACAGACTCTTTCAGCCTATGAAGCAAAAATTTGCCGACTGTAGGTCTACTTACCATTTTGTCCAGAGACAATAAAGGCATCCACATATTCATGGACTGTTAGCCAGATTGCAAGAATCATAAACCCGAAGACAAGACCACCAATTATATCAATCAAGCTGTGCATGCCAAGGTATATCCTTCCTACCAATGAAACCAAATTCAGCTTAATATTTGCAATAAGGAAAGCCAAGAGTAAAATCAAGAACTTTTGAACAAAATTAACCTACCAAAGCCAATGAAACCCACAAGCAAGCAAGCAAGGGTGACTGCACCAAGTTTCACAAAAGCATCTTCACACTGTGTGTAGGATAGCACATAGCATACAAGGAATCTGGAAAATACCAGCCAATAAATTGACAAGGAAAAATATAAGGGCACTTAATTTATTGTAAAGGGCAGACAATCCATCAGACCTATGGCTTTTCTTTAAGTTTTCAACTTGTTTTCCGATTCTCAACTCATGAGAATTATGAAGTTTCTACGTTCATAATTATCGTGAGCTAGGTATCTTGAAATATTGAAGGGTAATAAGCAAATCAGTCACACCTAGTAGATACCCTCGACGCACTTCCTACATGGCTTAATATTTGCGTCTACATAACTAATTTTCTCAAAGTCATTTAGAGAAAaacttattaataaaataaggacCACAAAATCTAGAAAAGCTACCAATCAAAAGTTATATGTAAGTAGGAAACATCCATACCCTGATAAGCACACTGTATTCAGAGTATGAGAAGAAGGCAACCCATATTCCAAagcattttcttcttcatctttggTAGCTGTTATCCTTCTAACAGGAGGGCAATTTGGTCTAG
This window of the Gossypium hirsutum isolate 1008001.06 chromosome A09, Gossypium_hirsutum_v2.1, whole genome shotgun sequence genome carries:
- the LOC107889484 gene encoding lipid phosphate phosphatase delta, whose translation is MESVVWQGLALSGIFSWIVITCYFDVTKKIRSLLQPWVSHHVVSGTSIILKIQKHQHKFLDALFSGLSCIVSVPFYTAFLPLLFWSGHGKLARQMTLLMALCDYLGNCIKDVVSAPRPNCPPVRRITATKDEEENALEYGLPSSHTLNTVCLSGFLVCYVLSYTQCEDAFVKLGAVTLACLLVGFIGFGRIYLGMHSLIDIIGGLVFGFMILAIWLTVHEYVDAFIVSGQNVTSFWAALSFLLLFAYPTPEFPTPSFEYHTAFDGIVFGIVTGIQQTYHQFHHEAVPRIFTSQLTIPTFLGRMLVGIPTILIVKFCSKALAKWILPVVSNTLGIPIKSTSYIPMLNGSATDKKSSEIKQSSYIHKMLFFSQQDLFDVDTGIRFLQYAGLAWSVVDLVPSLFCHLRL